A single region of the Mercenaria mercenaria strain notata chromosome 6, MADL_Memer_1, whole genome shotgun sequence genome encodes:
- the LOC128557633 gene encoding sacsin-like: MESTSDGMFDPGISFSSMKQPPLIRQLKGILSEYPDGGQILKELIQNAEDADATEVNILYDGRHVNDQGSGTTATYNKFFKGPALCVSNNAIFSEKDWEGITMIYSSVKEDDPLKVGRFGLGFKSVFHISGIYQQGIVSPEHNVNEESQCVHSSFASI, encoded by the exons atgg AGTCTACTAGTGACGGTATGTTTGACCCAGGGATCAGTTTTTCCTCCATGAAACAGCCACCACTCATCAGACAGTTGAAAGGCATTCTTTCAGAGTACCCAGATGGTGGACAAATTTTAAAG GAGCTTATACAGAATGCAGAGGACGCCGATGCCACGGAAGTCAACATTCTCTATGACGGAAGGCACGTCAATGATCAGGGAAGCGGTACCACTGCAACTTACAACAAATTCTTTAAG GGTCCAGCTCTTTGTGTTTCAAATAACGCGATCTTCAGCGAGAAAGACTGGGAGGGAATAACAATGATCTACAGTAGCGTAAAGGAGGACGATCCATTGAAGGTTGGGCGGTTTGGTCTGGGTTTCAAGTCCGTATTTCATATATCAGGTATTTATCAGCAGGGCATTGTTTCACCAGAGCATAACGTGAACGAAGAGAGTCAATGTGTTCACTCATCGTTCGCCTCCATTTGA